The Stenotrophomonas maltophilia sequence GAGACCTGGTTGCTGGCGTCGATCTTCAGTTCGATCGGCGGCGGCGGTTCGACCAGCTGCGGCGGTGGGTTGAGCACGCGCTGCGGCAGGTCCACGGCGATCGGGTACGTCATGATCGGCGCGGTCACGATGAAGATGATCAGCAGAACCAGCATCACGTCCACGAGGGGCGTGACGTTGATGTCTGCCATGGGGCCCTTGCCACCACCACTACTGAATGCCATGGCTTACTGCCCCTTCTCTTTGGTCGCGACGAAGCCCACGTCCAGCATGCCCTGTTCCTGCGCGATCTTGGTCATCTCGTTGATGACCCGCATCTTGGTGGTGCGGTCACCACGCAGGTTCAGCGGCGGCTGCGGGGTCTGCTGGGCGGCGGTCGCCAAGCGCGACTCGAGAGTCTGCTTGTTGATTTCTTCGTCGTTCCAGTAGATCGAGCCATCTTCCTTGACTGCCAGGGTGATGGGACCCTTTCGGTCGTTGGTGTCGTCCGGCTTCTGGACCAGGTTGGCCTCCGGCAGATCCACCTTGACCTTGTGGGACATCAGGGGCGCCGTGATGATGAAGATGATCAGCAGCACCAGCATCACGTCCACGAGGGGCGTAACGTTGATGTCGGCCATGGGGCCGCCGCTGTTACCACTACTGAAAGCCATAACGGGCTCCGTCTAGATCGTGTTGACTACGTTCTCGCTGGGTACAGCGCGTCGCAATTAGCGGACGCGCGAACCGGTGGCGAAGAAGTCGTGCAGGTCGTGCGCGAAGGTATCGAACTTGCTGATGGTCGCGCTGTTGATCTTGCTGAAGAAGTTGAAGGCGAACACGGCCGGGATCGCGACGAACAGACCGATCGCGGTCATGATCAGCGCTTCACCCACCGGGCCGGCAACGGCGTCGATCGAAGCGGAGCCGGTGGCACCGATCTTGATCAGCGCGCCGTAGATGCCCCACACGGTACCCAGCAGACCGACGAACGGAGCGGTCGCGCCGACGGTGGCCAGCAGGGTCATGCCCGACTGCAGCTTGTTGCTTTCGCGGGTCACGGCCTGACGCAGGGCGCGGTCGACGAACTCCGAACGGCTCAGGTTCTCACCGACGCCGCCGGTGGCACCGCCTTCAGCACGCTGGTGGTGGGCAGCTGCCTGGGCAGCGTCCAGGGCGATCTTCGAGAACGGCTCCGAAGCCGGCTGCTCTTCCATCGCACGGATGGCGTCCTGCGCGTTCGGGGTATCCCAGAACAGGCTGACGACGCGATCAGCGGCGCTCTTCAGGCGGGTGGCACGGAAGATGTTGATGACGGTCCAGTACCAGGACATGGCCGACATGGCGATCAGGGTCAGCAGCACGACCCAGGAAACCGCGAAATCACCCGGCTTGGTGGTCATTTCGTGGATCAGGTGCTCGAAGCCCATCTGCGACAGGGCGTTGGACGGATTGCCCCCGGCAGCAGCGGCGATGAAAATTTCCTGCAGCATGACGCTTACCTTTGTTGTGTGTGGTGATAAAGGGTGTAGCTAAGCTAAACAATCGAACCGGGAGCGGGGGTGGCCAGTCGGCCACCCGGGCGCATCAGTTCAGCGCAAAGTTGACCGGGACGCGAACGCGACCTGCCGCCTTCTTACCGCCAGATTCAGCGGCGTTGAAGCGCCACTTGCGAGCCGCTTCCATCGCGGCACGGTCCAGGTCGCGGTTACGGCTGGACTTTTCCACCGTGACATTGGTGACGTTGCCGCTGGCATCGACATCAATGATCAGGATCACTTCGCCCTGGATACCAGCGCGGAAGGCTGCCGGCGGGTAGCGCGGCGGATTCATGGCCTTCGACGAGATGTCCACGCTGGCCTCGATCGAGGTCGCAGGTGCCGGCGGCGCGGGGGGCGACGGCGGGGTGACGATATCGCTCGGGCGCGGCTCCGGCACGTCCACGACCGGCGCCTGCGGCGGCGGCGGGACCGGCGACGGCTTCGGCGGCGACAGATTCTTCACCGGCGGCGGCGGAGTATCGGTCGGCGGCGGCGGCGGCGGCGGGGGCGGCGGCGGCGGCGCATCGACGATGGTCACCATGACGTTGCGCTCCTTCTCAGCCACGGCCTTGGGAGCCACGGCGGGAATGAGGAGCATCATGAAGGCGGCCAGATGCAGGGCAATTACAAACGCGATGCCGACGATGCGAGGCCAGCTCAGCCCCTTGTCATCGGGTTGTTCGTACCGGTGAACGACTAGTTGTTCCGTCATGCGCCAAGAGCTCAATAGTGGGGCCGGGATGCCGGGGGCGGAATCCCTGATCAGTGGTGCATGACACCGCAGGAACCTCCAAGCTTATACCAATCCTGAGCGCCTGCGCATCAACTGAGCAGGCATTCAGGCGTTATTCCTACTTACTTCAGGTTGATGATTTTCTTGGCATCAGCCTGGTTCTTCACACCCTTCGCCAGCGCCTGCTGGGCGGCCTGCTTGGCCTCCGGGATGCGACCTTCGGCATGCAGGACGCGTGCCAGGTTCAGGTAGGTCTCACCGTCCTTGGACAGCGGGGCAGCCTTCTGCCACGCATCGATCGCCTGCGGCACCTGGTCGGAGTAGTAGTAGGACTGGGCCAGCGCCAGGTAAACCTGGTAGTCCGGCTTCAGGATGCCCTTCTGCAACCCTTCGTTGATGACCGCGATGACGTCCTTTTCCTTTTTGTCGGTGTTGGCATAGATGGAGTACAGCTGCTTGTACTCGCGCTCTTCGGTGAGCTGGCCGCTGCTGCGCAGCTTGTCCATCACCGCGGCCGCCTTGTCCATCTGGTCGGCCTGCATGTACATGCTGGCCAGATTCAGCTGGGCCTTCTTGTCGTTCGGGTTCTTGGCGGCCAGCGCCTCGGCTTCCTTGACCGCTTCACCGGACTGGCCGGCTTCGGACAGGGCCGCCATCAGCAGCTGGTTCCAGTTGTCCTTCGGTTCGGCGGAACCGGCGATGGCCTGCTTCAGCACCGGGATCGCTTCCTGGTAGCGCTCCAGCTGGTACAGCGCCTGGCCCTTGGCGATCAGTTCTTCCGGCTTGGTCGACTTGCTCTCGGCAAAGTACTTGTCGAGGGTTGCCAGGCCTTCGGCGGTCTTGTCTTCCTGCAGTTCCAGCTGGCCCAGCATCAGCATCGACTGGAAGTGGCCGTTGTTGTCCAGCCCGTTGAACTGCAGGACCTGCTTCAGATAGGCGATCGCCGCCGGGGCGTCGTCGGTCTGGTAGGCCGCCTGCGAGGCCAGCTGCGCGGCCAGCGACTTGTCGTACTCGTTCGCGGCGCTGTCAGCCAGGATGGCGTCGGCCTGGGTGCGGGTCTCCGGGAACTTTTCCTTGTTGTAGCTGTCGATCATTTTCTGCAGCTTGCTGCCCATCTTGGCCGAGGCCTTGACCGTCGGCTCCTGGCGGGTCGCGTTCGGGTACAGCGCCTCGGCCTTGGCCTGCTTGCCGCCGCGGTTGCCGCGCTCGGAGGAACGCGAGGACTGCGCGAAGGCATCGGTGACCACGGCGCCGGTCAGGGCGGTCGCGACGAGGACGGAAAGCACAGCTTTGTGGTTACGGAAAATCATCGTTCACCTCGATCGAACCGCCGGTTAGCGGCAAAGTCGGACTGTCAGAAAAATCTGAGCCGCCAAACGTATCAGAAACAGATGGCGTGAGAAATCGTTTTATGTGCTGCAATACAGCATAGAACTGCGCACTCATCCGCACTTTGGCCGTAGCCCGGCCGCCTGCGCCTGCTGATAGACCGGCGTCAGGGCCGGGGCATCGCGTCGCAGTTCCTGGATCCGGTTGGCCGGATCAGGGTGGGTGGACAGCCATTGCGGGCTGCGGCCGCCGCTGGCGGCCATCATGTTCTGCCACAGATCGACTGCCTGCGCCGGATTGAAGCCGGCCTGGGCCATCAGCCGTTGGCCGATCACGTCAGCCTCGCTTTCCTGGGTGCGCGAGCCGGGCAGCAGGAAGGCGGTCTGCGCGCCCATGCCGCCGAGCTGGTTGACGGTGCTGGCAGCGCCTTCGCCGTAGGCCGCACCGGCCAGCGCACCGAGCACGGCCAAGCCGGTCTGCGCGCCCATCTGGCGGGTGATGCGCTCTTCATGGTGGCGGGCGATGACGTGGCCGATTTCATGGCCGATCACGGCAGCCAGCTGGTCCTGGTTCTTGGCGACGGTGAAGATGCCGGTGTTCACACCGACCTTGCCGCCGGGCAGGGCGAATGCGTTGGGCTCCTTGTCGACGAACACCGCCGTCTCCCACCGTACGCCACGGTATTGAGGCGGCAACTGCGCGACCAGGGCATTGACCACGCACTGCACGTAACCGTTCTGGCGGCCGTCGGTGCTGATCTTTTCCTTCTGTTTTGTTTCGGCGAACGCCTGTGCGCCGAGCTGGTCCAGCTGTGCCTGCGAGACGCCGCCCACCATCTGCCGGCGGCCGGTAGGGGAGGTGGTGGTCGCGCAGGCGCTGACCAGGGTGGTGATGACAAGGGCCAGCAGCAGTTGTTTCATGGAAGCTCCCCCGTGTTCATATGCGCAGTGTGTAGCGTAGCGGCTTAATCTTTCGTCAAGCGGACGCGGCGTTACGTTGACCCCAGAAACACCATCGCGGCAAGGGCAACCGCATTGTTCAACGCATGCGCGGTGATCGCCGCCCACAACGTGCCGGTACGCTGGTAGAGCCAGCAGAACGCAGCCCCCATGCCACCATAGACCAGCCA is a genomic window containing:
- a CDS encoding ExbD/TolR family protein; translated protein: MAFSSGGGKGPMADINVTPLVDVMLVLLIIFIVTAPIMTYPIAVDLPQRVLNPPPQLVEPPPPIELKIDASNQVSWNNSPINASELQQRMEQEVQRDPTNQPELRIDASPDSEYDVMAKVLAAAKNAQMKKIGFVQQ
- a CDS encoding ExbD/TolR family protein, whose translation is MAFSSGNSGGPMADINVTPLVDVMLVLLIIFIITAPLMSHKVKVDLPEANLVQKPDDTNDRKGPITLAVKEDGSIYWNDEEINKQTLESRLATAAQQTPQPPLNLRGDRTTKMRVINEMTKIAQEQGMLDVGFVATKEKGQ
- the exbB gene encoding TonB-system energizer ExbB, whose amino-acid sequence is MLQEIFIAAAAGGNPSNALSQMGFEHLIHEMTTKPGDFAVSWVVLLTLIAMSAMSWYWTVINIFRATRLKSAADRVVSLFWDTPNAQDAIRAMEEQPASEPFSKIALDAAQAAAHHQRAEGGATGGVGENLSRSEFVDRALRQAVTRESNKLQSGMTLLATVGATAPFVGLLGTVWGIYGALIKIGATGSASIDAVAGPVGEALIMTAIGLFVAIPAVFAFNFFSKINSATISKFDTFAHDLHDFFATGSRVR
- a CDS encoding energy transducer TonB, with amino-acid sequence MTEQLVVHRYEQPDDKGLSWPRIVGIAFVIALHLAAFMMLLIPAVAPKAVAEKERNVMVTIVDAPPPPPPPPPPPPTDTPPPPVKNLSPPKPSPVPPPPQAPVVDVPEPRPSDIVTPPSPPAPPAPATSIEASVDISSKAMNPPRYPPAAFRAGIQGEVILIIDVDASGNVTNVTVEKSSRNRDLDRAAMEAARKWRFNAAESGGKKAAGRVRVPVNFALN
- a CDS encoding tetratricopeptide repeat protein, coding for MIFRNHKAVLSVLVATALTGAVVTDAFAQSSRSSERGNRGGKQAKAEALYPNATRQEPTVKASAKMGSKLQKMIDSYNKEKFPETRTQADAILADSAANEYDKSLAAQLASQAAYQTDDAPAAIAYLKQVLQFNGLDNNGHFQSMLMLGQLELQEDKTAEGLATLDKYFAESKSTKPEELIAKGQALYQLERYQEAIPVLKQAIAGSAEPKDNWNQLLMAALSEAGQSGEAVKEAEALAAKNPNDKKAQLNLASMYMQADQMDKAAAVMDKLRSSGQLTEEREYKQLYSIYANTDKKEKDVIAVINEGLQKGILKPDYQVYLALAQSYYYSDQVPQAIDAWQKAAPLSKDGETYLNLARVLHAEGRIPEAKQAAQQALAKGVKNQADAKKIINLK
- a CDS encoding M48 family metallopeptidase, with protein sequence MKQLLLALVITTLVSACATTTSPTGRRQMVGGVSQAQLDQLGAQAFAETKQKEKISTDGRQNGYVQCVVNALVAQLPPQYRGVRWETAVFVDKEPNAFALPGGKVGVNTGIFTVAKNQDQLAAVIGHEIGHVIARHHEERITRQMGAQTGLAVLGALAGAAYGEGAASTVNQLGGMGAQTAFLLPGSRTQESEADVIGQRLMAQAGFNPAQAVDLWQNMMAASGGRSPQWLSTHPDPANRIQELRRDAPALTPVYQQAQAAGLRPKCG